A region from the Achromobacter seleniivolatilans genome encodes:
- a CDS encoding sensor histidine kinase codes for MTTRSPKKIAFFSAKKRNRTLKTQLLWWLIPTLVLVMMGALWLSNHQLRNQIDNAYDRSLSGALRAIDHNISTASGGLAMEQPYLMLEFFELTANGSVFYRVATEDELAEIGHPGLPMPAEPLISGEPRFFYATYQGTPVRVAALARPMDPPLYANKGGRVIVQVAEGLDSRQAFLHQVLLRSVERDLAVILISVLVIILGVFMALRPLERLRQEVEGRSGDDLSPVSASDMPGEVLPLVAAVNLHMARFAAQARVQSQFLDDASHQLRTPLSVLRTQTAFALRETDPQEVRTALLAMQEGLDRAVRTTNQMLALARAKDASLADGGVMPEPVDLVDLADGVIRTLLPAARARQLDIGLEAHQRPVFVSGADWLLREAVSNLVDNAIRYTSHGGQVTVTVEADASQARLIVQDDGPGMSAEDIARACVRFRRGAAGKNKSGAGLGLAIVGTIAETLGAKLVLENRAPLPGLRAALVFSLKSASDAAPRHENGQS; via the coding sequence TTGACAACTAGAAGTCCGAAAAAAATCGCTTTTTTTTCGGCGAAAAAACGCAATCGGACGCTGAAAACGCAGTTGCTCTGGTGGCTGATACCGACTTTGGTGTTGGTGATGATGGGTGCGTTGTGGCTATCGAACCACCAGCTGCGCAACCAGATCGACAATGCCTACGACCGTTCACTTTCTGGAGCGCTTCGCGCGATCGACCACAACATATCCACAGCTAGCGGTGGATTAGCTATGGAGCAGCCTTATCTGATGCTCGAATTTTTCGAGCTTACGGCCAATGGAAGTGTTTTCTACCGAGTGGCAACGGAGGACGAGCTGGCCGAAATTGGTCATCCCGGCCTGCCCATGCCTGCCGAACCGCTGATATCTGGCGAACCGCGTTTTTTTTACGCGACCTATCAGGGGACGCCCGTCCGGGTTGCGGCGCTGGCTCGACCCATGGACCCGCCGCTGTACGCGAACAAAGGGGGACGGGTTATCGTGCAGGTCGCGGAAGGCCTGGATAGCCGTCAAGCCTTCCTGCATCAGGTGCTATTGCGCTCCGTTGAACGCGACCTTGCCGTGATCCTGATCAGCGTCCTGGTGATCATCCTGGGTGTTTTCATGGCGTTGCGGCCCCTCGAGAGACTTAGACAAGAGGTAGAAGGCCGATCTGGAGACGATTTAAGCCCCGTCAGCGCGTCCGACATGCCGGGTGAGGTCCTGCCCCTAGTTGCCGCTGTAAACCTCCACATGGCCCGTTTTGCGGCTCAGGCGAGGGTGCAGAGCCAGTTCCTGGACGATGCCTCGCACCAATTGCGGACGCCTTTATCGGTTTTGCGGACCCAAACCGCCTTTGCCCTGCGCGAAACAGACCCCCAGGAGGTCCGTACAGCCCTTCTGGCGATGCAAGAGGGCTTGGACAGGGCCGTACGCACCACGAACCAAATGCTCGCTCTGGCGCGCGCTAAGGACGCTTCGCTGGCCGATGGGGGGGTAATGCCAGAGCCGGTAGACCTGGTGGATCTGGCTGACGGCGTGATCCGCACGCTTTTACCGGCCGCCCGTGCCCGTCAACTCGACATCGGCCTGGAGGCTCATCAGCGCCCAGTCTTCGTCAGCGGAGCCGACTGGCTCTTGCGGGAAGCCGTCAGCAACCTGGTGGACAACGCTATCCGCTATACCTCCCATGGTGGTCAGGTCACTGTCACCGTAGAAGCGGATGCCAGTCAGGCCCGTCTGATCGTTCAGGACGACGGCCCGGGAATGTCGGCAGAAGACATCGCCCGTGCCTGTGTCCGATTTCGGCGGGGAGCAGCGGGCAAGAACAAGTCCGGAGCAGGCCTGGGATTGGCCATCGTGGGCACCATTGCCGAAACGCTGGGCGCCAAACTGGTTTTGGAAAATCGCGCGCCATTGCCGGGCTTGCGAGCGGCCTTGGTGTTTTCCCTGAAATCCGCCTCGGATGCTGCGCCGCGTCACGAAAACGGCCAAAGTTGA
- a CDS encoding tripartite tricarboxylate transporter TctB family protein: protein MNDRILGIGALALAAFMTAAGWGIEAPFAYEPVGPRAFPLLLAAIIGLCGLWLVYKGGHRTEANPPGANARIALMMAFTVAYAFLFQWLGFVIATSLMTIFVGRLFGGGWVKCAIGGVVMSLFFFVLFDKVLDVVLPGGLLETLI, encoded by the coding sequence ATGAATGATCGAATCCTGGGCATCGGCGCACTGGCGCTCGCTGCCTTCATGACAGCGGCTGGGTGGGGCATCGAAGCCCCATTCGCGTACGAACCCGTGGGCCCGCGTGCCTTCCCGTTGCTTCTGGCCGCCATCATCGGTTTGTGCGGGCTGTGGCTGGTCTACAAAGGCGGCCACCGCACTGAAGCGAACCCGCCAGGAGCGAACGCGCGCATCGCGCTAATGATGGCGTTCACGGTGGCCTACGCCTTCCTGTTTCAGTGGCTGGGTTTTGTCATTGCGACGTCCCTGATGACGATTTTTGTCGGACGCTTGTTTGGAGGCGGATGGGTCAAGTGCGCCATTGGCGGCGTCGTCATGAGCCTTTTCTTTTTCGTGCTGTTCGACAAGGTGCTGGACGTCGTCCTGCCCGGCGGACTGCTGGAGACCTTGATATGA
- a CDS encoding cold-shock protein has product MAQKGKVKWFNADKGYGFITPDIGGTDVFAHFSAIQGRGYRSLNEGQEVEFEVKDGPKGPQAAEIRPL; this is encoded by the coding sequence ATGGCTCAGAAGGGCAAAGTTAAGTGGTTCAACGCTGACAAGGGTTACGGTTTCATCACGCCGGATATCGGCGGAACCGACGTTTTCGCACACTTTTCCGCCATCCAGGGCCGCGGCTATCGCAGCCTGAACGAAGGGCAGGAAGTCGAATTTGAAGTTAAGGATGGTCCGAAAGGACCTCAAGCGGCCGAAATTCGCCCGCTTTAA
- a CDS encoding AbrB family transcriptional regulator: protein MLLRVAGGLLIALAGALLAVWAHIPLPWMLGALLVTAATRIAGLGTACPRPARNAGQWVIGTSLGLYFTPQVIGHIGANAGPIVAGMLFALGLAFMGTAMLRRYTDVDFKTAWFSSAIGGASEMASLAERHGARIDRVATAHSVRVLLVVVTVPFIFQWWGVAGLDPTVPGPRDVHGAGLVALVALTCVGGLAFMKLRLPNPWVLGPMLIAMLLTSNRVELSGLPEFVPKVGQLFIGWSLGDRYRPDFFRAAPRFMAVVAAFTVGALALAFGLGALLSLWSAAPIPTLILGTTPGGIAEMAITAKVLQLGVPVVTAFHVSRMVFVVLVTGPIYAFLARRQRNSA from the coding sequence ATGTTGTTGAGGGTGGCAGGCGGTTTGTTGATTGCGCTGGCCGGCGCATTGCTGGCCGTGTGGGCCCACATACCCTTGCCCTGGATGTTGGGCGCGCTGTTGGTTACCGCAGCGACACGGATCGCGGGGCTGGGCACCGCGTGCCCGCGGCCGGCGCGCAACGCAGGGCAGTGGGTGATAGGCACATCGCTCGGGCTTTACTTCACGCCCCAGGTGATTGGGCACATCGGCGCGAACGCGGGGCCTATTGTTGCGGGCATGTTGTTTGCGCTGGGGTTGGCCTTCATGGGCACGGCGATGTTGCGCCGGTACACCGACGTAGATTTCAAGACCGCCTGGTTCTCATCGGCGATTGGCGGCGCCAGCGAAATGGCCAGTCTGGCGGAGCGCCACGGCGCGCGCATTGATCGTGTGGCGACGGCCCACAGCGTGCGCGTGTTGCTCGTGGTGGTGACGGTGCCGTTCATCTTTCAATGGTGGGGCGTGGCGGGTTTGGACCCCACTGTGCCCGGGCCGCGGGATGTTCATGGCGCCGGTTTGGTTGCGCTGGTGGCCTTGACCTGCGTGGGCGGGCTGGCCTTCATGAAGCTGCGATTGCCTAACCCTTGGGTGTTGGGGCCGATGCTGATCGCCATGTTGCTGACGTCCAATCGCGTGGAACTGTCGGGCTTGCCGGAATTCGTGCCAAAAGTTGGCCAACTCTTTATCGGCTGGTCGCTGGGCGATCGGTATCGGCCTGACTTTTTTCGCGCTGCGCCGCGCTTCATGGCGGTCGTGGCAGCCTTCACGGTAGGCGCACTGGCGCTTGCATTCGGACTGGGCGCATTGTTGTCGCTGTGGTCGGCGGCACCCATTCCGACGCTGATTCTTGGCACGACCCCGGGTGGTATCGCCGAGATGGCAATTACTGCGAAGGTGCTGCAATTGGGCGTTCCGGTGGTCACCGCATTTCACGTATCGCGCATGGTTTTTGTCGTGCTTGTGACCGGTCCCATCTACGCGTTTCTGGCTCGCCGGCAGCGTAATTCCGCCTAG
- a CDS encoding tripartite tricarboxylate transporter permease, whose protein sequence is MSGILDHLSIGFGVAFSLTNLLVAAIGSFIGTMVGVLPGLGPVNGVAMLIPIAFAMNLPPETALILLAAVYVGAEYGGRITAILLNVPGEASAIMTTLDGYPLARQGLANVALSLSAWSAFFGAIVSVVGIILLAPMLAKWALAFGPAEYFVLMIFAFCCLTSLLGKQPVKGVLAAMIGLSISVVGVDANSGVYRYTFESVHLADGIDFVVVVIALFAVSEMLEMLEKVMAGHSVEVKPSGRKLFNLKEMAFTWWSVVRSALVGFGVGVLPGAGASVAAAVAYSQEKRIIEAKDPDAKFGKGDMRGLVAPEAAATASAIGSFVPMLTLGVPGSGTTAVMMGALTLYNITPGPVLFETKPELVWGLIASLFVANVLLFIMNVPLVRFFSKVLSVPGWLMVPGILCISYIGVYAINAGTFDLLLVAGIGALGYFLRKFGVPMAPLVLGVVLGNMMEQNLRRALSMTDGDVGVLFASPVSMALWAGAAAVVVVPQVLRRVRRARKVAAGAA, encoded by the coding sequence ATGAGCGGCATTCTTGATCATCTGTCGATTGGTTTTGGGGTGGCGTTTTCGCTCACCAATCTTCTGGTTGCGGCGATTGGGTCCTTCATCGGCACGATGGTGGGCGTGTTGCCTGGCCTGGGACCGGTGAACGGTGTGGCGATGCTGATACCCATCGCTTTTGCCATGAATCTTCCCCCGGAAACTGCGCTGATCCTGCTGGCTGCGGTGTACGTGGGGGCGGAGTACGGCGGCCGCATCACCGCCATTTTGTTGAATGTGCCGGGCGAAGCCAGCGCCATCATGACGACGTTGGATGGTTATCCACTGGCGCGTCAGGGGCTGGCCAATGTGGCGTTGTCGCTGTCTGCATGGTCTGCCTTTTTCGGTGCGATCGTGTCGGTGGTTGGCATTATCTTGCTGGCTCCTATGCTGGCGAAATGGGCATTGGCTTTTGGTCCTGCCGAGTACTTTGTATTGATGATTTTCGCGTTCTGCTGCCTGACAAGTCTGTTGGGAAAACAACCGGTAAAAGGCGTGCTGGCCGCGATGATCGGCCTGTCTATTTCGGTTGTTGGAGTGGATGCGAATTCGGGCGTGTACCGCTATACATTCGAGTCCGTGCATCTGGCTGATGGCATAGATTTTGTTGTCGTTGTCATTGCCTTGTTTGCTGTCAGCGAGATGTTGGAAATGCTGGAGAAAGTGATGGCCGGGCACAGTGTCGAGGTCAAGCCCAGCGGCCGCAAACTCTTCAATCTGAAAGAGATGGCGTTTACGTGGTGGAGCGTTGTACGCAGCGCATTGGTGGGCTTTGGCGTGGGTGTGCTACCAGGCGCTGGAGCCAGTGTGGCCGCAGCAGTTGCGTACTCGCAAGAAAAGCGCATCATCGAAGCGAAGGACCCGGACGCAAAGTTTGGCAAGGGCGACATGCGCGGTCTGGTCGCGCCAGAAGCCGCCGCCACCGCGTCTGCGATTGGCTCCTTCGTACCCATGCTGACGTTAGGCGTGCCGGGCTCTGGCACTACCGCAGTCATGATGGGTGCGCTCACGCTCTACAACATCACGCCGGGCCCTGTGCTGTTTGAAACCAAGCCCGAGCTTGTGTGGGGATTGATCGCGTCGCTGTTTGTCGCGAACGTACTGCTCTTCATCATGAACGTGCCGCTGGTCCGGTTCTTTTCTAAGGTCTTGTCCGTGCCTGGCTGGTTGATGGTGCCTGGCATTCTGTGCATCAGCTATATCGGCGTGTACGCGATCAACGCCGGGACGTTCGACTTGCTGCTGGTGGCGGGCATTGGCGCTTTGGGCTACTTCTTGCGCAAATTTGGCGTGCCCATGGCGCCGCTGGTGTTGGGCGTGGTGCTAGGCAACATGATGGAGCAGAATCTGCGCCGCGCGTTGTCGATGACCGATGGCGATGTAGGCGTGCTGTTCGCCAGCCCGGTGTCGATGGCATTGTGGGCGGGGGCGGCGGCAGTGGTGGTGGTGCCGCAGGTGTTGCGGCGCGTGCGCAGGGCTCGAAAGGTGGCGGCTGGAGCGGCTTGA
- a CDS encoding response regulator: protein MRILLIEDEAELARWLSRSLARHAGFVVEWADDGLVAERRLAVEEFDAVILDLGLPGMDGHTLLAKIRARDDRTPVLVLTARDSLAEKIGTLHQGADDFLPKPFVVEELEARLIALIRRSRGREHPRLALGNLVFETASQKFSVLGQTLQLSPREHAVLRVLIQKSGEPINKQQILDRILTDDADINLEAIEVLVHRLRKKLADTDVQIVTMRGMGYCLENLVDN from the coding sequence ATGCGCATCCTTCTGATAGAAGACGAAGCCGAACTTGCCCGTTGGCTTTCCAGAAGTCTGGCCAGACATGCGGGCTTCGTCGTTGAATGGGCTGATGACGGACTGGTTGCCGAAAGAAGGCTGGCCGTCGAAGAATTTGATGCGGTCATCCTTGATCTCGGACTTCCGGGCATGGATGGCCATACTTTGCTGGCGAAGATTCGCGCGCGAGACGACCGTACGCCGGTGTTGGTCTTGACCGCGCGCGATTCACTAGCCGAAAAAATCGGAACACTTCACCAGGGAGCAGACGATTTCCTGCCGAAACCGTTTGTTGTGGAAGAGTTGGAAGCGCGATTGATCGCACTGATCAGACGCAGCCGGGGACGCGAACATCCAAGGCTTGCTCTGGGAAACCTGGTTTTTGAGACGGCTTCGCAAAAATTTTCTGTCTTGGGACAGACTTTGCAGTTATCCCCACGTGAACATGCCGTTCTACGAGTACTGATCCAGAAAAGTGGCGAACCGATCAACAAGCAGCAAATTCTTGACCGCATCCTGACGGACGATGCAGATATCAACCTGGAAGCCATCGAGGTTCTGGTTCACCGTTTGCGCAAAAAATTGGCAGATACCGATGTGCAAATTGTGACCATGCGGGGCATGGGCTACTGCCTGGAGAACCTTGTTGACAACTAG
- a CDS encoding Bug family tripartite tricarboxylate transporter substrate binding protein, producing MQTSQKLRLAALAALGAITLSLGAAQAADEPRRPECIAPAQPGGGFDLTCRLATEGLKQSGALKSTMRIVYMPGGIGAVAYNNIVAQHPNEPGTIVAFSGGSLLNLAQGKFGKYNVNDVRWLAAIGTDYGVAVVRNDSPYTDLKSLMDAFKQDPTKIVLGAGGTVGSQDWMKAALTAKAAGVDFKKMRFVAFEGGGEAVTALRGGHIQAYMGDAAEAFTMLEGGAPIRVLAVFNDQRLPGKLSTVPTAKEQGYDIVWPIIRGFYVGPKVSDSDYQFWVNAFNQATAAPQFEKLRQQQGLFPFNKTGPELDAYVKNQVKVYGELADSFGLIKK from the coding sequence ATGCAGACCAGCCAGAAGCTGCGCCTGGCCGCCTTGGCGGCGCTTGGCGCAATCACCCTTTCCCTGGGCGCGGCCCAAGCGGCCGACGAACCCCGGCGCCCCGAGTGCATCGCACCGGCCCAGCCTGGCGGCGGCTTTGACCTGACCTGCCGCCTGGCAACCGAAGGCTTGAAGCAGAGCGGCGCGCTCAAAAGCACCATGCGCATCGTTTACATGCCGGGCGGCATCGGAGCGGTTGCCTACAACAACATCGTGGCCCAGCATCCCAACGAGCCGGGCACGATCGTGGCGTTTTCCGGGGGATCGCTGCTTAATCTGGCCCAAGGCAAGTTCGGCAAATACAACGTCAACGACGTGCGCTGGCTGGCGGCGATCGGCACGGACTACGGCGTGGCCGTGGTCCGCAACGATTCCCCCTATACCGATCTGAAAAGCTTGATGGACGCTTTCAAGCAGGACCCGACCAAGATCGTGCTGGGTGCGGGCGGCACCGTAGGCAGCCAGGACTGGATGAAGGCGGCGTTAACGGCCAAGGCGGCTGGCGTGGACTTCAAGAAGATGCGCTTCGTGGCGTTCGAGGGCGGCGGCGAAGCCGTTACCGCGCTGCGCGGGGGTCACATTCAGGCTTATATGGGCGACGCCGCGGAAGCCTTCACCATGCTTGAAGGTGGCGCCCCCATTCGCGTGCTGGCAGTGTTCAACGATCAGCGTCTGCCGGGCAAACTCAGCACGGTCCCCACGGCCAAGGAACAGGGCTACGACATTGTCTGGCCCATCATCCGGGGTTTCTACGTGGGACCCAAGGTGTCGGACAGCGACTACCAGTTCTGGGTCAACGCGTTCAACCAGGCAACCGCGGCGCCCCAGTTTGAAAAACTGCGGCAGCAACAGGGCTTGTTCCCGTTCAACAAGACGGGGCCTGAGCTGGACGCCTACGTGAAGAACCAAGTCAAGGTGTACGGCGAACTGGCCGACTCGTTTGGTCTGATCAAGAAATAA
- a CDS encoding pyridoxal phosphate-dependent aminotransferase: protein MIRSKLPDVGTTIFTVMSRLAIEHKAINLGQGFPDFDPDPALCALVTKAMADGHNQYPYMPGVAPLREAIAAKTRELYGHAYDPETEITVTSGATEALMATVLAAVGSGDEVVVIEPCYDSYLPAIRLAGGTAVPVPLRAPTETDPYYRIDWQRVRDAITSKTRLLMLNFPHNPTGAVLEESDLDALEAIVRDTGVLLVSDEVYEHIVFDGKPHASVARRPLLAEHAFVISSFGKTYHTTGWKIGYCCAPRQLSAELRKVHQFMVFTVPSPMQFALAEFMRDPKPYLDLPAFYQEKRDRLSQGLAKTRFRPLPSPGTFFLLADYSQISKQNEADFARDLTVKHGVTVIPVSAFYRQPDAAESNHRIVRFCFAKKDATLDAALERLANV, encoded by the coding sequence ATGATCCGATCCAAACTTCCCGACGTCGGCACCACCATCTTCACCGTGATGAGCCGCCTGGCCATCGAACACAAGGCCATCAATCTGGGTCAGGGCTTTCCTGACTTCGATCCAGACCCCGCGCTATGCGCCTTGGTGACCAAGGCCATGGCCGATGGCCACAACCAGTATCCCTACATGCCGGGCGTGGCGCCCTTGCGTGAAGCCATTGCTGCCAAGACGCGCGAACTCTATGGTCACGCCTACGATCCTGAAACCGAGATCACCGTCACCAGCGGCGCCACCGAAGCATTGATGGCTACCGTGCTGGCCGCGGTGGGCAGCGGCGACGAAGTGGTCGTCATCGAACCCTGCTACGACTCCTATCTGCCTGCGATCCGTCTGGCGGGCGGCACAGCCGTCCCAGTGCCTTTGCGCGCACCTACCGAGACCGACCCCTACTACCGCATCGATTGGCAGCGTGTGCGCGACGCCATCACGTCCAAGACGCGTTTGCTGATGCTGAACTTCCCGCACAATCCAACGGGCGCCGTGCTTGAAGAAAGCGACCTGGATGCGCTCGAAGCCATTGTGCGCGACACCGGCGTGCTGCTCGTATCCGACGAGGTCTATGAACACATCGTGTTCGATGGCAAGCCGCATGCCAGCGTTGCCCGGCGACCGCTGTTGGCCGAACACGCCTTCGTGATTTCCTCCTTCGGCAAGACCTATCACACCACCGGCTGGAAGATCGGCTACTGCTGCGCCCCGCGCCAGCTCAGCGCCGAACTGCGCAAGGTGCACCAATTCATGGTGTTCACCGTGCCATCACCCATGCAATTCGCCCTTGCGGAATTCATGCGTGATCCCAAACCCTATCTGGACCTGCCGGCGTTCTATCAGGAAAAGCGCGACCGCCTGTCGCAAGGCCTGGCCAAGACCCGCTTCCGCCCATTGCCCAGCCCCGGCACCTTCTTTTTGTTGGCCGACTACAGCCAGATCTCGAAACAGAATGAAGCCGACTTCGCGCGTGACCTCACGGTCAAGCATGGCGTCACGGTGATCCCGGTCTCGGCCTTCTATCGCCAGCCCGACGCGGCAGAGTCCAACCACCGCATTGTGCGTTTTTGCTTTGCCAAGAAAGACGCGACGCTGGATGCGGCTTTGGAACGACTGGCCAACGTCTGA